A segment of the Zonotrichia albicollis isolate bZonAlb1 chromosome Z, bZonAlb1.hap1, whole genome shotgun sequence genome:
TTGTCctaaaaaaatcagtattttgaAATGTGCAAGTCTTTAAACCTACATAAGCAAAATAGCTTCTATATTTAAACATTCTAAATAGCAATCTCTAGAGGAATGCTCTAAACACCACAGTTAATTCTAGAACTGTGGattgaaaaaaatctgatactGACCAAGAAGGAGCCTGCAAATCtcatctttttgtttgtttggttttgcttttttgtgaGGATcttagttttggttttgtttgtgggtttttcttaATTAGTCTTGTGTatattaatgggaaaaaaagtgaGGAGGATAGAGAGATATTAATttccaaatatatatatttctgtcCATGTTTGTTTTCCCATCCGTTATTTAATACTGTAACTGCAAAACTGAAAGCTGACATTATCTCTGAAATACCATGTGCAAGAGTATACATGGAAATTCTTTGAACTGTTGACTGCAATACTTGTTCTCCACATGCTCAGAGCATAATCTGTCTGCCTGTTGTAGCTCAGatgcaaaaaaaagaaagaaaataataaaaaaaaaacccaacaggatTGGTTTTAGATTCTAACCTGGAATGAGCTAGTCTCTGGCCTGTCTCTCATTGCTTCCTCTGAAAGGGTCTTCAGGCTGGGGAGTGGCAtggctgctgcagcatctgATGCCACAGCCTCTTCTCTGACCTAAAGGGAAAATACCCCAGCATCAGTGGTTATTCTCCTTCAGACACACCAGCGGGGATGAACTGTGTCCCCTTGAGCCCGTTGAGGGGACTTGCATTAATCACTGGACCTAACATACATGAATAAAGTACGACTGATTGAATTTTCATTGCAAATAAATTTCTCATTCACAGTGCTAGGAGAGAATGCTACCaaaaccccccccccaaaaaaaaaaaaagaaaacaaactacCCTGCCCTGAAAAGAGAAAGGCCAAGAACATGGCACGACGTACGTATTACTGTAAAACACAGCAGTTGCTGCATGACATTCACTTCCAAAGTTTGAAAGAAGTCAGTATGAAGATGGTGGTGGCACAAAGGAAATTTCCTATCAGCACAGTTTGCTGTAGTGAAACACGCAGTTTAGGTTCTGTCACTTTCAATGAACATTATAGGAAAGAGACTTGAAAAAGGTATCTGAAAATAAAGTTAACAACAGTTTTGGTGAATACAGACAGTAAAATAAAGAAGAGATTCCCATTTTGCTAGGAATTAAAGATGTAGTAAGGGAAATCGACACTCCAAGGtaatgaaaacatttcttttgctTAGCGCTGCTGTAGATTAAAAGCAGTTATAAAACCATCCACCATCAGAGCTACAGTTGAAAATATTCCTTTCTCCTAAATAATTAATATGTACAGCTTTGTTGGACCTTCAAATAGTCCTATACCAGGCTACACTTGCACAAGTCAGAGAGAAAACTTGAGATTATTATTAGATTTAAAatgagctttaaaaaaataccatGGAAGTTTCTGACCACAGATTATGACTTcctgcattttcttttcctatttatAATGTTTCAGACGTTAAAGTAGCAGACACAAAGCCAAATGTTTTATGGCCACCAAGTATGTGATCTCTCATTATTCAGTAGAGGGTTAACCACAACAATCACAATTTTTTGTATGTTGCATTAGTCTTGGCAACCAGAAATAGTGCTCAGCAAGGGAAGGAAAGTGAATTTTGTCATAACTTCTACATTTAGAACAAGTTTTGTTATACTACAAACTTGCATTTTATTCCACTGTAGTTTTTAAGATGGTAGAAGTTGAGGGAGGAAACTTCAACTCTAAGGAAAGGAAGTTGCTTTGCAACAACTTTTCTCCTCCCCTGAGGATAAACAGTTCTAAGGGTTTGGCATGTTTGGAACACAAGTCAGAGGGAGCACTTCAAATTCTTACCTCATTCAGGGTGGCCTCCACAGCTTTCACATGATTAATGATCAACTCTTCATCTCTAtcataaaagaaacaaacaaaacaatggAGTAACTTTATAGAACTGAAGCTCTTCCAATGTAAAAATCATTCTTCAGCTACTTTATGGTTTTGATGTCTTGTAAAATAATTACTGATAAACTGTTaagattttctctctttttcataTCTCCAATGCAAATGCTAAAAATAGTTCATATTGGTGCATTTGGTGCATTTCCATATGAAAGATGCTTCAGTTGTGGATAAGCAATTAAAATTAATGTAATTATATTCCTATCAATGAACAACTATCATGGCTTGGATATAGAGGTCATTAAAAGTCTCTAGCAGGATGGTATTATATTCTTGTATTGCAAAACACTGACAGATTCTGTTTATTTCATCTGCTTTGCTTATACGTTCcaaagggagaaaaaaccccTATTTGTTGTGAAGAGCTGCTAGAACAATGAAGGGAAAGTTGTCTTTGGTGATAATCAGTTGctatacacagaaaaaaaaaagcgaTTTTTAAAGTCTCttcacatgaaaaaaatcttttctggaTATATGTGTGGCCACAAAGAAGAATGTCCAAAATAGACTGGGGTGATTAGGATGGAAAGGACAAGCTTTCTAGAACAAATCCTTCTGCAGGTGACAGCTGCTTTGGTCAAATCCTACCAAATAACATTTGTCATTTTCATTAGCTTGGCAAACATTTCACTGAGGATTATACAAATGGCATTATTTCCCTCGTGCATAAAGCCCTTAAAGTTTCTCAGATTTTGGTCCTCAGAGGTCAAATGAACCCATGTATGACTAAAGCTCTTTTAGATCCTAGCCATGGAACAACAATATTCATAACACGTGCTTCATACTACGGTAAGTATTAGAAAACGAAGTCTGCaaagttgttgtttttttttttttaatctgaccATATGGTGAAAGAATTGGTTAGTAACAAGCTCCTTCAAGTCATGGGGGCTCCTTTTGACTACCAGTCTTTTCAAAACCAGTGCCAGAGCCTTTCCTTCCACTCTACATTGTGGTGTAAGTGGTATGGGGATTAGCTGTAAATCCAAAACTCCCTGAAATCAGCTGGAAGATCTGTCTTGTACCAAAGGAAAGACTAGGTCCAAAATGGGTTTCAGTCCCTTTGGCAGTGAAGACTTTCCCCTAGCTGATGATTCTGTACTTACTATAAATAAATTGTATCTGTCTATAACAAAATGGCATGGAAACACAGAGAACTAACAATCCTTTCTTAAATAAACAGAACTTTAAGGATCTGCCAAAGAGATATCAGATCAGTAAAATCGGACAGGTCTTTTGTTTGCCAGATATTTCAGCACCCAGCATTTGGAGCACTATTATGGGATAACTGCATAAAATGTATGACCTAGTATTTTGAACTAACACTTTTGTTTTTAGAAGACTATGTCTGAATTTcaaaaaaaaggagacagatGTACTTTGCTCTTCTAACCTTACACTGTCCAGGGCTAAAACGCTGCCCATGGAAGTaggaatttaaatttttatacaTTTAAAGTGATATCCCCTTGTGCCCCAGAGCTCACATTGCTCCCTGTTCCTGGATGGCACGTTCTGCCTCCTGGAGAGTCTCCTGCAGCCGCTGCTGGTACTGCTCTGTGTCTTTCAGGAGTCTATTCTGGTGATCCAGAGCttggtctcttctcctcagCTCCTCCGCTGCATTAGAGAGGCTCtgccagcagagagcagagttgCTATTTAGCCCAAATAAACTTCACTTTATGCCACTGGCTACTGACCAACATGGAAGACAAATTTATTGTGAAGTAGATTTGGACCACTGCATACTACGGTTTTATGAATTTCCTAGCATTAATGACTCAGAATCCCCCCAGTTTTTAGTATATTTGCAACGTATAAATAAgttttagaaaacaaaattattgtAGGTAAAAAGCCCAAATCAAACCCTCACTGAAGACTTTTTCTTAAATCgctaaaaataaaacatccatagcttaagaaaaaaattgagtCTTTGAAGTGTTTTCTCAGTAGCTTAAAATTCTCAGAAGACTGAGTAGTGTGTGTATTTACTcctgttattttatttatacaaGGACTGCACTATTTGGCTTATTTAACAGAAGGTAAAGCTCTGGTGACTGTTCCAGAAGAATAACATTACCATCAGAGGTACATTGGAGACTTGGCTTCTATCTTTGTTGGCACATGAGTGCAATTCCAGTGTATTACTCAGCTCCTGAATCCGTCGCTGGTGTTCTTGTAGAAGCAATTTTGCCTCATGCTCACGCTGCAAAGCATTATCTAACTCCTTGTGTATATTGTCTTGGTTGATTCtctggaaagagaaagaagtttGCCTGATTCTGTAATTATATTCAGTGCTTTCCCCACCACTAAGTGAGTTTCACTTGCAAACCCACCAAATTCCAAAACAAATGCGTGCTTAGGATTAGTATTGAGGTTTTCTTACCATCAAGACAAATCACTGAACAGTAAAATGGCAGACCAGTTAATTACTGTGTTTTTCAAAAAGAACATTCATGTAAAGTCTTGGCATTCATTATTCTTGTCAAAGTAGCACCCTAGGATGCAAAACTTCAAtatttagaaggaaaaataCACAGATCAGTATTCAGAAACTTAATGGACAGCTTATTAATCCTTGTAAACACCTTTGCCGACTGTTCTTCTCCTCCAAGAACTGTTCCAGACATAAGAAATAATTCTTCAAGGAAAGTCATCATCTACATTTCAACTACAACCTAAAATGTGACAACTTTCATCTAACTGTCCCAAAACCACTAAGGGAATAAAACCTGTTAAGAACAAAACTGAAGATGATTAGAGATTTTTGAGTaagaaaaaatccattttactAGCTAGGAACAGGAAGGACAATGGGTGAGACATTATCTAGCAGATATTCTCTGCTTGGAAGTGTTTGGATTGGGACACACTGACAGGTTCTACCAACTCGGCTTCAGGTTAGGGAACCCACAGTGTTTCAGTAAGTCAATCAGCAACAGCAAAAGACTCAGGGGAATTTTGGGCATTTGTGCTACTGAGAATGTTGGAGAatgctttttctcctgccatAAAGTAACTTCTTCAGGGAAACAGACCCACTAAAATTTGTATTGTATTTATTATAACAACATCCATTACTATGTTATTCATCAACATCCATTCAGAGTTTAAACTGCTAAATTTATATGTCATGAACTTCTCATGAACAATCTTATTGAATATGTTCATTCCAGCTGACTTTACTCTGTGGAAGTGAAATCTTCTTTTAGGATACATAAATCACATCAACATTTCCAGCAAATGGGAGAACCCGGATTGCTGAAGACCAAACTGTAATTTATACAGGATACCTCCTTCTACAAATCAAAAGGAAACTCCAGTGGAAAAAGGGTATTTCTAAATACATCTGTCTTCTAGTTTAGTGGCATTTACTGAACAAGTTTTCTGGAAAATTCTATTGAAAGTAAATCTGTTTTATGCttgttttccaaaataaaacaaataaaaaatgtgtAGAAAGGAGAATCTCTTTTAAGCAAGAGAGTCTCCAAGTCAAATGTACTTACATGCTGAAGTTCATTTAATTGCTCTTGCAGTCTGCAGGCTTCTTCAGCATCTTTCTGCATCTCACTGAAAGCCCATCCACATTCtgcaagctgcaggtgcagTGAGTGGGACTCTACCTCTGCTGCATGAAGCCTTCGtaaaaatccaaatatttctTGCTGCAAGATTGCTATGTTTCTCTGTCAGCAAACAAAAACAAGTTGGTGGGCTATAAAATCTGCTATTTtagcaagaaaataaatcatattTAGGACCCAAGAAAGTGAAGACAAAACTATCATTTATTCCTCTCTCTCTAAAAGACATACACAAAAGTCTGAACCTGTCACCTACCAAGGGTTACTGAAAATTCTGTTTACAAAGAATTACTATTTTCACCTAAAGTCTACTATAAAAGATTATGAGAGAAAGTGTTTGTCTTTTCATTTTGGTTAAAGGGAAGAAGGTTATCTTTACTGAAAGAAAGGATGGTAAACATGAGAAAATAAAGACCATAATAAAAAGCAACCTTAACACTTACGTCAAGCCACAGGCAAATTTGTTCTTATAAGCTAAAAAAGATGCGATAgaacttggaaaaaaatattttacttggATACACTAACCCTCCTCCAAAAATTCTTTGACAATAAACAAAAAGACCTATTCACACCCTAATGTGTGACAAATCTACTTCTGAGTATCCATACAGTGGTACTTCATTGTCATGGACTCACAACCAGcctgaaacaaaataaatggtGCTGTCAAGGGAGCTTCACCATTGCTGTAAACCTTCTATTTTCCTGAAGGAGGACTGTAATCCGCTTACTGTGCCGGGCAGTCTGTCATACAATCCAGCTTCCAGGGCCTGGGCATTTACTCTCTGGAGCCCACGAGCCAGCCTCTGTATCAGGGAGTCCCTCTCCAGGTAAGGTCTATACCCACAAGTGTTCCGTTGAACTGTCTCCATCAGTACGCTCAGGTTGTCCATCAGTTTTGCGAAGCAGTTCCTGGCTGCACCGATAAGTGAATGTCCAGAAAGCCAGGACTCTGCATCTTTAAGAAACAACAACACAAAGGAAACATCAAGCAGGTTATTAGTTCCCATTTCTTGTAATACACCATTCTTTTTCATTTATACAAGATGGAACCTGTAAATATTCTGAAACACAGAATACTGAATCTGAAACACTGTTCAAACTTTGCTTTTtgattttcaatttattgaaaacAGCATGATCAAAGAAGAAAATGCCTGAAACTGAATCTAAACACATTTGATTCAATGGCAACGTTTATACCAATTTAGTGTTTAGCCTTTTGGAAAATGCATCGCCTTGTCTTTGTCCTGCTGTGTCCCTTTATTCACATAAATTATCCGTCTTCTAATATCCTTTTTTCTGTGACAAAAATGTGGGGACTCTAAAAGTAGAGTTTAATAAAGAACCAGGGATGGCAGCAATGCAGATGAACCAAGGGAGCCTGTATCAGTTCTCACTGTAAATAAACTCCATAAACACTCTCCAGCCTTCAGCTTCCATGGCTCTATATACTGAAAGGATAAAATATTCTATCAGATGCTAAAGAAAATGAATCTGTTCCAACAGTACAGAGATGTGATCATTCAGAGAATGCAGAAAAGAGTTATTATTTTATCCTGCAATGAAATTACTCCTTAGGGAAACAGTCCCACTAAAATTTGTATTGACTAGCTCAGGATATAATCTCTAGTCAAAGGTGTCTATCATAAATATTCAGAAATACCTCTTCAGAGCTGTGATCCAGAACAGTTTagataaaatcataaaaattgaaattataTAACCAATCTGacttatttattttgaaaatatatttctgctACAACAATACACAGTTAAAATTACCTTGGCTGTTGAGAACATCCTGCAGTTCCGAGATGGAACTGATTATTGCAGTATAGAGGTTAGAGCTAGTCAACCACTGAAGTGCTTCCATACAGTCAACTCCTTCCTCTCCAAAACCTGTGAAAGTGAATTGCAGCTAGCAGGATAACTGAATCACTAAGATATGGCACACTGCTATCTCCAGCTCTTTCAGAAATTAACCAAAAATAAGCCTATAAACAACAAATTAGACAGAACAATTTAGACTGTTTTAAGCATGCTTCCAGAATTACTTAAAAAAAGTAGATTAATCTTCTAATTGGCAAAGCATTTTTGATACTATTTATCCTTTTACAGGGAAGTATAAACTGGTCTGGCAACAGAAAGGGGCAAGTAGATATAACctcaaaagaaaatttcaaaatCCTATGCTAATATTTTACCTGAATCAGAAAGCAATTTTTGTGGAAAATGGTAGGAATTTTGGTAGGAAATAGGTATTAGAAATTATtacaaaaagaagaggaaatactttttcaaaagaaaaaaaaaaggtgacagTTAATAATTTAGGAACATTGCAAGATATTTACCACAGAGAagatgctgcagtgcctggttATGAAATCCGTAACACAAATATCAAGGATATCAGATAGTGTTGAGTTCATGTGCATAATTGCAATTTTACTTGCAATGCTTAACATAAGAGTAGGCATTTGCTCTTAGAGTGAAATACTTTCATGAAGAAACATAAAAAACATAAATCCATAAATAATATTTGTCAGAATGTCATTAAATATGTCTTTATGACCTAGCAATAGCAATAATATTGCTCTTTGTTATTCCCTAAGCACATAATTTGACATAACATTTTAAGAACATTTCACTTACGTGGTACAGGATGCCTTCCTCTGGATTCTCCCACACAAACTTGAATTCCAGTGCTTCCTCTGGAGCCATCCGTCCAGACAAAAAAGGTACAAGAATATCGGGCCAGAGCCCTCAGCCTGTTAGCAGCCAGAACTGCAATCACAGCTCTTCGGAATACATAAACCAGGTTCTTGGCTCTCCTCTGCCTCAGCCTGCCTTCGTCTTGGTTTCTTTCCACCACAGTAGGGAGAGCATAAAGGAGGCTGATGATCTTCTCCTTCAATAATTGGTGCTGGTTCATCTGTTCCTGGAGAATGTCTCTTTGGCAAGGCATAGTGCAGAGTCGGCCATAGAGAGAGCACAAGGCCCCTGACAGCAGCgcacaggctgccagcaggggtGAGCCCTCCTTGTGACCACTTGATAACGTATTTTTCATGGAATTGTTTTCCTGGGTCAGTTGTGCACACATTTGTTCAAGGCCATACAGTTTTTGCCTGTTTTTCTGCTCCCTTTCTTCACATTCCTGCAacagaaacaaaccaaacaaaagtgGAAGAAATATTAACTACATGGTTTTTACCTAGacgagagaaaaaagaaaattcttagTTTTGCCATTCAAATGATTcattaaaggaataaaaattgTTAGTAATGATAGTGATAAAAGTATCTCTTCTAGTAAAAAATTACAGAATCAGATATATGAAACCAAAGCAATGGTGGGAGGGAAGTTTACATGATCATCAACTGCAAATGGACTCCTGATTTCTGACTGCAATTCACCAATACTGTGACAGCTCACAGAAGGTCCAACACCATTTCTCTGTCCACAACACACTTTTAGGGGTTGACTTAACAATAGTAGTAACATTCTCCAATTTCAGAGAGAACACTGCTCCACCAAGCAGAAAACCAGTGTAAGGAAAAATGTAAGGAAGGCTGGAATATGAAACTACACAAATTAAAGCTTTCACCATGCAAAGACTTACAGCCCTGAAATCTGCATCAAATACAGCATTATTCTGTGAAGTTGCAATAACTCACAAATAAAAAGGCACATCTATTTCCTTTATTCACAATGCTTTTAATTGAAACAGGTGTGAAGGAATGGGATGGTAAAGACAGCATAGTTTTTGTGGAATAACATTTTGGATTGCAAATAACTCATCTAACAAGCACTGACAGTTTTACACTTTAAAACCACTTTTCACTGTAGTATCAGTAAAGCAGAGCCGCTTAACATTGTTGAAATCTACCACTGTTCTTAGGGTCAGTACATAAGTAACTAAATTGATCCACAGGTAACACCACATTATTGTTACTCCATGCAATCTCTACACACGATGATGCTGAAAAAGTATCAACTGCCCTCAGTAAttcttaaaaaaaggaaaatcgaTCTTACAGCTTTAACATTCTCATAAAAAAACACTACCATCTGTAGACGAAATCAGGCTTCTCAGTTGGGGCTGTAGACTAAATTCTCTTCAACAAATGCTTCAACAAAGTATCAGTTATTTCTTATTTAAAGTGATGTTAATGTTATCCCGCAAGgggttggtttgttgtttgtggtttttttagtttaaaaatacaCTTTAATTCCCAAATGACCTTAAACTGCTAAGGGACTTAAACTACTAAAATAATCCATTAAAtgttacaagaaaaaaaattagaagttCATAGCACCATACCTGTGCTCTGGCTTGAATTTCTGCAAGGCGATTTGAGTACTGCTCTTCAAGacattgcttttctttctgccaTAAATGTTCCTGTGCTTTAAACTCTTCAGACATTTTCTTAAAAGCATCCTCCTGGTTCTCCAGAAGGTTGTTCATAGTGTCAGTCTTTTGCTTGCAAGTATGTTCTAGGTGAGATATCTGTGTGACAAGAATTTaagaagaaattattatttacGTTTTTACTTTAAGTTAAACACAGACTATTTCAGCATAAAACCTAAACTGtgatttctttaatattttcattaaaactaTGGAAAACCCCATCATAGTAGATTAATTACTTGGTTctcaaaacaaaactgaaatatattttgaaacAAGTGCTTTATTTTATACTTGCAGATATTTGTCACCTTCTCTGCAGGAAACCTGAACCAGGCACTTAaaacacttttttaaaaaactgtatTTAATTTCAGCGAATTCAGCAAGTTTTAGCAAATCAGTAATCCAAGTATATCCTTTAGAAGTTTGTGATGATTGCaaacaataattaaaaatggcattttttgttttgtttggggttttttgggttttggtggggatttttttggttttggtttggttttttttgggtttttgtttttttgaaaaGCCAAGACATTCCAGATTATTACTAAGTTTTAAAACAATTTCAGGGAATTCTAACATAGAGAATGTTTTCTTTACAAATAGCTCATAAGTTTATGATGTGTTTTCAACAAGTATGAAAGGATTCACTCCTGTGGTTTAACACTGCACATCCCACGCAAACTAAATGGAGGAATGAACCAAGCCAACAATGATCTCCACAAGCACACACTTGCACTTTGTTACTAGAAAGTATTAGCAAGACACTTCCAGATAGATCACACTGAACTGTAGGAAAAAAAGTTTTGTACAACAAAGTCTAAAATCCCAGAAAAGATGCTAAGAACATGAGAAGAGCCCTACAGACCTCATGATCAGTCTCAATAATAAATACTTAACTAAAAAGCAGGCACAAAAAGATACAAGCCCCACAAACACTGTCAACAATATTcactcccttcccttctctttacttccctttcctcttctacttccaaagaaaaataaaccagaaaacaaaGTGAAACCCTAAAGAGTGGCTTACCCACTCTTAGCTTAGTCTCTGGAGCCAGCTGACTTATTTAAAAAgggtggttttattttcctaaaaaCACAAGGTTTTCTGGGAGGAGATGTCATGTAACCTCACTTGCATTATTATTATCATGCAGaaaagcacagctcctccttCACACAAATGCTGACATGTTTTATAATAGGTATTTCTAAAAATGTCATAATTCAAAAGTTACaattaaacaaaaaaccccacactggCATTCTTTCAAATAGTAGATCTGAACCATAaacatataatttaaaaatggtATTTCTGGAGAAAGCGTATTTTGCCAATGGATTATGGTAAAATAAAGACTTGATTTATGACTGTAAATGACTACATTCTGTGAATTTCTTCATCAGTAAGATGAATTTATTGTCTTTTAATTAGGTCCCTGTGGCTAGTATCAGATATTTCTTTCAGAATGTCCTGCACAGAAGGTGGAGCTGAGAGATTTGATGCACACTCCAGTCACATTTAAAggcccacagcaacagcatcaAACTGAGCTGTGGACAAGCCAAAATAAACGGTGTTTATTTGTTAGTGTCCAAATCCTTTTGGGGCGATGAATATCGGTCCTTTTTAAAGAGACTGCAGTGTGAACAAATGTCActgagctcagcagaggcagctgATGCTTGGGGACACTCACCCTCTCGTTAGCCTTGTGGAAGTTTAAGATCAGGGCTTCAACATTCTCATGCA
Coding sequences within it:
- the LOC102066228 gene encoding coiled-coil domain-containing protein 171-like, yielding MSILLNLYQSMANAHVLTKQTTVPLEQLPWTELCALLHENVEALILNFHKANERISHLEHTCKQKTDTMNNLLENQEDAFKKMSEEFKAQEHLWQKEKQCLEEQYSNRLAEIQARAQECEEREQKNRQKLYGLEQMCAQLTQENNSMKNTLSSGHKEGSPLLAACALLSGALCSLYGRLCTMPCQRDILQEQMNQHQLLKEKIISLLYALPTVVERNQDEGRLRQRRAKNLVYVFRRAVIAVLAANRLRALARYSCTFFVWTDGSRGSTGIQVCVGESRGRHPVPRFGEEGVDCMEALQWLTSSNLYTAIISSISELQDVLNSQDAESWLSGHSLIGAARNCFAKLMDNLSVLMETVQRNTCGYRPYLERDSLIQRLARGLQRVNAQALEAGLYDRLPGTRNIAILQQEIFGFLRRLHAAEVESHSLHLQLAECGWAFSEMQKDAEEACRLQEQLNELQHRINQDNIHKELDNALQREHEAKLLLQEHQRRIQELSNTLELHSCANKDRSQVSNVPLMSLSNAAEELRRRDQALDHQNRLLKDTEQYQQRLQETLQEAERAIQEQGAIDEELIINHVKAVEATLNEVREEAVASDAAAAMPLPSLKTLSEEAMRDRPETSSFQ